One genomic window of Glycine max cultivar Williams 82 chromosome 16, Glycine_max_v4.0, whole genome shotgun sequence includes the following:
- the LOC100809952 gene encoding chaperone protein dnaJ 11, chloroplastic, with protein MLATSFSIVTLTTTNFSVESISSLSHHVKLQSTVSFATARWTEKQQQQQHRHVSDLSLHHMASCTTLYEILGIRVTASDEEIKAAYRRLARVYHPDVAPAERKESFTGEFMKIHTAYRTLSDPEKRANYDRSLIRRHQKPLTMSSSSLWGFSGYTSHKWKTDQCW; from the coding sequence ATGCTTGCAACATCTTTTTCCATTGTCACTCTCACCACTACCAATTTCTCTGTTGAAAGCATTTCCTCGTTGTCGCACCACGTCAAACTCCAATCTACAGTATCCTTCGCCACTGCCAGATGGACGgagaagcaacaacaacaacaacacaggCATGTTTCGGATCTGAGCCTTCACCATATGGCTTCATGCACGACGTTGTATGAGATTTTGGGAATTCGTGTCACTGCGTCCGACGAGGAAATAAAGGCGGCATATCGACGACTGGCGAGGGTCTACCACCCTGACGTGGCACCAGCGGAGCGAAAGGAATCCTTTACGGGTGAGTTCATGAAGATACACACTGCGTACCGTACACTGTCAGATCCTGAGAAGCGTGCCAACTATGATAGAAGCTTGATCCGACGCCACCAGAAACCGCTCACAATGTCATCATCATCGTTGTGGGGGTTTTCCGGATACACTAGTCACAAGTGGAAAACAGACCAATGTTGGTAA
- the LOC100795220 gene encoding 40S ribosomal protein S4-1: MARGLKKHLKRLNAPKHWMLDKLGGAFAPKPSSGPHKSRECLPLILILRNRLKYALTYREVIAILMQRHVLVDGKVRTDKTYPAGFMDVVSIPKTNENFRLLYDTKGRFRLHSVRDDEAKFKLCKVRSVQFGQKGIPYLNTYDGRTIRYPDPLIRANDTIKLDLEENKIVDFIKFDVGNVVMVTGGRNRGRVGVIKNREKHKGSFETIHVQDATGHEFATRMGNVFTIGKGTKPWISLPKGKGIKLSIIEEARKRIAAQQATAA; the protein is encoded by the exons ATG GCGAGAGGATTAAAGAAGCATCTGAAGAGGCTTAATGCCCCAAAGCATTGGATGCTTGACAAACTGGGTGGTGCATTT gcTCCTAAGCCCTCATCTGGACCACACAAATCGAGGGAATGCCTGCCACTCATACTCATTTTGCGAAACCGGCTGAAGTATGCTCTAACATACCGTGAAGTCATTGCTATTCTGATGCAGCGACATGTCCTTGTTGATGGCAAAGTCAGGACTGACAAAACATACCCTGCTGGTTTTATGG atgttGTATCAATCCCTAAAACAAATGAGAACTTCCGCCTGCTGTATGACACCAAAGGTCGATTCCGTCTCCACTCAGTCAGGGATGACGAGGCTAAG TTCAAGCTTTGCAAAGTTCGCTCAGTGCAGTTTGGGCAAAAGGGTATCCCATACTTAAATACCTACGACGGTCGCACTATCCGCTACCCAGACCCTCTCATCAGGGCTAATGACACCATTAAGCTGGATTTGGAGGAGAACAAGATTGTTGATTTCATCAAATTTGATGTTGGGAATGTAGTCATGGTGACGGGTGGAAGGAATAGGGGTCGTGTTGGAGTGATCAAGAACAGAGAGAAGCATAAGGGAAGCTTTGAGACTATCCATGTTCAGGATGCTACTGGGCATGAATTTGCAACTCGAATGGGCAATGTGTTCACCATTGGCAAGGGAACAAAACCGTGGATATCTCTTCCCAAGGGTAAAGGTATTAAGCTATCAATCATTGAGGAAGCTAGGAAAAGGATTGCCGCCCAACAAGCAACTGCTGCTTAA